The genomic segment AGATCTATCAAAGTcttgtatacaaatgtttatagtgTTCTCATTAATAATTACTAAAAACTGCAAACTACCAGATGTCCTTCAATgggcaaatgaataaatgaactgtGGTACATTCCTGCCGTGGCATACCACTCAGCAATGAAGAAGAATGAATTATCAATACGcaatacaacatggatgaatctcaaagccattatgctgagtaaaagaagccagactgaAACAGAGTACATGCTGTATTATTCCGTTTacgtaaaattctagaaaatgcaaactaatacaTAGTGACAGCAAATCAGTGCCTGGTGATGGTGGAGATGGTGTGGACCGAGTCAGGAGTCAGGGATACACCGAAGCTGGAAGgtgatatatacatttatgaacttaattgtggtgatggtttcactgGGATACACATAGTCAAAACTTGTTAAATTATatgctttaaatatgtgcagtattttattgtatgtcaattatactttaagaaaTCTATTAACAAGACAAAAACTCAATGCAATGTCTAATGTTTGAAGCAGACATATTCTTGGTTTGTCTTCCATCTCAGTTTAAAGTgcttccagctgggtgcagtgggtggctcacacctgtaatcccagtacttagggaggctgaggcaggtggatcacctgaggtcaggagttcgagaccaggctgaccaacatggtgaaaccccatctctactaaaaaatacaaagattagccaagcgtggtggtccgtgcctgtaggcggaagcaggagaattgcttaaaccctgcaagtggaggttgcagtgagccgaggttgcaccattgcactccagtctgggcaacagagagagattcagtctcaaaaaaaaaaaaacggggggCTTCAGACAGTCTCTGAACCTGAAACCAAAGTGATGTCTGGTGATTTGTGATAGTGTGTAATCATATACTGTCTTGTATGATTGGCTAGCTAATTGATTCATAAGCAATAATTTAGTTTCTTCCGCTAAACTACAAAATTCTCATAGTCAGACTTCGTATCTTATACATTTTTGTATACAGTATATACACAATGTTCAGTACAGTGTTCACACTACAGTGTACAGCACAGCAGcagatacagaaatatatttaacatgtaCCTTTGATTAAGGAAGTGCCTGCCTTTCATACTCCTTGGCAAATTTGGGAAGGGTGGGGAAACTCAAGACAGAAATTGAAGAACgaattttctctatatttttattattttccctatCTGGAATAAAACAGAAGACATAGTGGGAAAATCACAGCACAAACCCACCCTAGGACCAACAGTATCCTTTGTGCTACAAAAATATGAGGTATAAATACAGATTTGCTTATCCCAGGGTTAAATTAAAGAGTTATGGATTGAAGGCTAACGAAGATACCAAGAAAAAAGGATTGCCATACTGCAATTCAGCTTCATTTTACTCCACTCATTTTGACCAATAAGGTGGTACTGACCAAATAAGGAAGGTGGAATTCGCAGAAGGTTTGATAAATCACAATATTCTTTAACCGAACACCTTCAATAAGCAGGATGTTCCAGTTCTGATTATAATCACATTTTCTCTTCATGTTCTCCTGAAAGAGTGGCAGTATTACTTTCAGGACTGCTAAGCAGAAGTGGGGTGTGGGAAGGAAGCAGAACTTCCCTGGAAACCTAAGAGACCTACCTCTCAGGGGAAAGAAAAGGGCCAACATTATTGCTTATAGTGGTGGATAAagctgttaatttttatttattttttaatttgttttggagacagagtctcattctgtcactcaggcgcaatattggctcactgcaacctctacctccaggttcaagcgattctcctgtcttagcctcctaagtagctgggattacaggtgcatgccaccatgcctgactaagttttgtatttttttttagtagagacaggttttcgccatgttggccaggctggtcttaaacctctgacttcaggtgatccacccacctcggcctcccaaagtgctgggattccaggtgtaagCCCCCAAGCCCAGTAAAACCTGataatcttttatttctgttgtgcATAGACTCCACCATAGAAATTCGTCTCTTGTATGAAATTATACTTCCCTGGCTCTGGTTTTTGTAGGTTATGTGGGCATAGGTGATGACGAAGAACATCCAGAAACAGTGCAGGAGTGTACGACACACCAAGCCAAACCAGCGCATGACTCTGACCTCTTCAATGCTGAGGTCGATGTTAGTGAGGATTTGTATTGCGACGTTTACAGcttcatagaaaaaaatccagacaATGTAGATGACCAGGCCCCTGAAGATCTGGGCATACACTGAGTACAGGAGGAAGCAGCTGATGAAGATGGTGATAAAAGATAGGAAGAGGACGATTTTCCAACTCCAGCAGGTGATGAAGTTATTGATGATGTCACTTGAACCCTTGTACTTTGGTGCGATCTCAGTGCAATTGCCATTCCCTAGGTACTTCTGCTCAAAGATGAGATACATGTCTACGGCCAGGATGGTGAAGACCCCTGACAACACAGAGCCCATTTTGGCAGTCATTCCACACCACCGCTGCTGTTTCATCCCGAGACCTCCTGTGAAGACAAACAACACGAGGGAGAATTCTAGTtcctgccaacatggtaaatTACCAGGGTTTCTGCCTCCTTCCCCAAATCCACCTTggagaaatagagacagaaatatggaaaccaggccgggcacggtggctcaagcctgtaatcccagcactttgggaggccgaggcgggtggatcacgaggtcaagagatcgagaccatcccagtcaacgtagtgaaaccccgtctctactaaaaatacaaaaaattagctgggcgtggtggcacgtgcctgtaatcccagctactcaggaggctgaggcaggagaattgcctgaacccaggaggcggaggttgcggtgagccaagatcctgccattgcactccagcctgggtaacaagagcgaaactctgtctcaaaaaaaaaaaagaaaagaaaagaaatatggaaaCCAGGAAATTACAGCCTTGGGAAGACAGAGGCTGTTTAAAATggactgggggtggggaagagaaagGATTCACTCAAGTTGGTGGCAATGACCAGATACAAttacagcagtggttctcaacccggCTTCACGTTAGAATCACCAGAAGTATCCAAgtccaggccccacctcccagaCCAATCACAACATTCTCTGGGTGGGACACAGACGACGGTATTTTTCAAAACTCCCTAGTAATTTTCATACGAAGCTAGTGTTGGAAAAAACTGAGTTAGGAAAAGATGGTTTAAATTATGctcttagctgggcacagtggctcatgcctgtaatcccagcattttgggaggctgaggcgtgaggattgcttgagtccagcagttcaagaccatacACTGAGTACAGGAGGAAGCAGCTGATGAAGATGGTGATAAAAGATAGGAAGAGGATGATTTTCCAACTCCAGCAGGTGATGAAGTTATTGATGATGTCACTTGAACCCTTGTACTTTGGTGCGATCTCAGTGCAATTGCCATTCCCTAGGTACTTCTGCTCAAAGATGAGATACATGTCTACGgtttggtggcgcatgcctgtagttttagctgcttgggagaatgaggtaggaggatcacttgagtccaggaaatcaagattgcagtgagccaagatcacgccactgcactctggcctaagtgacaaaagcaagaccctgtatcaaaaaaaaaaaaattatgctgttAACTCGCCTAGCATTGCCTTGGGCTACCATTGCTACCCAGATGGTGAAAACTGCCTGTACTTTTTCAGACCTGAATGCAGATGTTTCAGAATATAACCAGGGTATCACAAGAATCCTGTTGGGGTGGAGTTGATAGAAACAGGAGGACACCAACTGGCTTTGGGCAGTCACTCCTCTGCTGCATATCAAAATATGGATTACAATGAAAGATGTACTTTAAAGGAAATTTAGAGCTTTAGGATAGACTAGCcttacaatagaaaagaaaatgtaataaggAGCTAAGTATTCAACTCAAGAAGTCAGAGGGAAAATAAGAACAATACAaaagtaggaagaaaataaatagaagagcAGAAGTCAATGAAACAGGAAATAAAGTAGAGGGACTTCTGACTGGTTAGATTATTTGGGTCCTGACACAAAAAAATACTggataaaatagtttaaaaatataaagtataaggccaggtgtggtggctcacacccgtaatcccagcacttttgaaggctgaggcggatggatcacctgaactcaggagttcaagaccagcctggccaacgtggtgaaaccccatctctactaaaaatacaaaaattagccgggtgtggcagcacgtgcctgtaatcccagctactcaggaggctgaggcaagagaattgcttgaacccaggaggcggaggttgcagtgagcccagatcaggccactacactgcagcctgggtgacagagcgagactctgtctgaaaataaataaatacataattaattaaaaaataaagtttagaagTGCTGCCCAAGTGGGAGGAAGTAAATTTTGCTCTGAGGTTATTTGCCAGTCTAGGCAAAATTGAATTTCATTATGACAACCATGCAGGGTAAAGAGGAATGAAATCAAAGCCCAGGGTCCACCAAGATGAGGAGTGTTTCCTATATTAGTTGTGAGCACCCCCAAAGGCCTGTGATTAGGGAAAAGGTGAATCAGGAGTAAACCTCCCCTACATCTTTCTGCCAGAAAACTCCAAGAAAAGGACATTGTAATCATAGCTGGctctgtgtgcgtgtgcgtgtgtgtgtgtgtgtgtgtgtgtgtgtgtgtgtgtgtggattcaTAGCCCAAATTggatgaagtatttttttttttaagttataaaccTAGTTTAAAGTAGTCCTGAACTGAAAGTGTGTCTAAGTGCCTGCAGAAGCAAATTCAGATCCTCTCTGGAGGATTGACTTTTATGCTGGTCTTCATCCTCTAAGAATCTTCATCAGTAGTTTTTCAGGGACAATGACCAGTACAGAGTGAAAAATAACCAAGCATATAAAGAACAAGGCACTGTGAGAACCAGCCGAAACAACAGATAGCAAAACAGAATTGCAGTAATATCTGATTATAAAACAATTATGATTACTagatttttgcattatttattttacttttattatagcATAATTCATACACATACAATACACAGATattaatatacacatacacaagataaaattttacatcttaaccatttttaagtagacagtttagtagtgttaagtatattcattttGTTGTACGACCCATCTCttgaactttttcatcttgcaaaactgaaactctacaccCATTAAGCAACAAATTCTCATTTCCTCCTACTCCAGCtactggaaactatcattctactTTTCGTTTCTATTAATTTGACTACTCTGGATATGTCATGTaagtggaatctttttttttttttttttttttttttaagatggatcctcattctgtcacccaggctggagtgcagtggcacaatctcagttcacttcaacctccagctcctgggttcaagcaattcttgtgcctcagcctcccaaatagctgagactacaggtatgcaccaccatacctggctaatttttgtatttttagtaaggagggggtttcaccatgttggccaggccggtctcaaactcctgacctcatgatcttcccacctcggcctcccaaagtgctgggattacagacataagccacacTGCACTCGGCCAACAATGGTGTTTAACCTGGGAAAGGAGAACAGACCAGGAAATTCAGGGAGCAAGAAATTGCAACACGGTCCTCAAACAGAACAATCTATTAaggaaattcaaattcaaatactTTAAGGCAAGTGAATACTGTCCTAATTTCTATAATCTCTAACACTCCTTATTAActttatctgttttttgttttttgttttttgttttttttttgaaatgggatcttgctatgttacccaggctggcctcaaactcctgggctcaagtgattctcctgccttagcctctcaagtagctgggaccataggtacaacccaccatacccagccctagTATCATCGTACTCCTCAATCTCATCCATTTATTTGACTTGCCTATCTTTCTCTAAAAGGCCTTAGAATTCTAGACTCTTGCTTTAGAAATCTCTTTATTTCACTTGATAATGTAAATATGAAACTTTCTGTAACAtggaaacattaatttttttttttttttttttttttttttttgagatggagttttgctcttgttacccaggctggagtgcaatggcacgatctcggctcaccgcaacctccgcctcctgggttcaggcaattctcctgcctcagcctcctgagtagctgggattacgggcacgtgccaccatgcccagctaattttttgtatttttagtagagacgggatttcaccatgttgaccaggatggtctggatctctcgtgatccacccgcctcggcctcccaaagtgctgggattacaggcttgagccaccgcgcccggcggaaacattaattttttttccccctgtattCCTGTTTGTGACTTTTAAAATCTCAGTGTTGGGTCATTTTTttcctacagttttttttttcatatatatatatatatatatatatatatatatatatatatataaagatatatacaaagtattaaattgttttaattttgcaaattaaaatatttactttacatGAGGATATCAGTGAAATGAGATAATGATAaagataatgataaaaaaaagttcaggctgagcgcagtggctcatgcctgtaatctcagcactttgagaggccaaggccggtggatcacctgaggtcaggagtttgagaccagtctggccaacatggtgaaaccccatctctactaaaaatacaaaactagccgggcgtggtggcacatgcctgtaatcccagcttgttgggaggctgaggcagcagaatcacttgaacacaggaggtggagttgcaaaGAGCCAAGGTTGTGTcgttgcacgccagcctgggcaacaagagtgaaactccatctcaaaaaataataataagacaaggtgcagtggctcacccctgtaatcccagcactttgggaagccaaggcaggtggatcacctgaggtcaggagtttgagaccagcctgaccaatatgatgaaactccatttgtactaaaaatacaaaaatttgccgggcatggtggcatgtgcctgtagtcctggatACGCATGAGGATGAGataagataattgcttgaacccaggaggcagaagatgcagtgagccgagatcgcgccactgcactccagcttgggcaacagagtgagactttgcctcaaaaataaaaatagccgggtgcggtggctcaagcctgtaatcccagcactttgggaggccgaggcgggtggatcacgaggtcaagagatcgagaccatcctggtcaacatggtgaaaccccgtctctactaaaaatacaaaaaaaattagctgggcatggtggcgcgtgcctgtaatcccagctactcaggaggctgaggaaggggaattgcttgaacccaggaggcggagtttgcagtgagccgagattgcgccattgcactccagcctgggtaacaagagggaaactccgtctcaaaaaaacaaaacaaaacaaaacaaaaatataaataaataaaataaaaataatgataataataaacatttagtgaaagcttactttgtgccaggcactgtattagAGTTTCACAACAGTCTTGAGGATAGCtgtaattgtatgtatttatttccttgttgATAGTTTCAagagggggtgtatttgtattatttaaacatTCAGACACCCAGATAAAGATTTTTAACTGTCAGGAGAAGATCCATCCATAGTTACTAACAACTATTTAGAATTTAGCTCCAACGCAACTGAACAGAGTCAGCCCTTGTTCTGTGGGAGGTCGCTCTTCAACTGGACTTTGGAAAATCTGACTCATCTCGCTAACAACTTTCAGTTCTACTAGTAACTTCATTcgattcattttattatttggctCATTCGAAGTTACAGCCATCTATAGACTTAATTTCTAGTACTTTTCTTTAATGTGCTGACTTTGCAGTTGGCTGttgatttgttttctgttgctgccataacaaattaccacaaattgagtggcttaaaacaacacagagtTACAATGGTATCTCAGTTCTGTGGGTCACCAGTCCCAGTGCCTCAATGCTCAACTTGTGATTTCTCTGCTCCAGGTTTCACAAGGTAGAAATGGAGGTATCCCGGGCTAGCAGGACCGTTCTTGGGAGATGCTGGGAAGAATCCCCTTCTGGGGTCCTTCAGGTTGTTGGctgaattcagttccttgcatTTGCAGAACTAAGATCCCCACTTCCTTGCAGGCTATTAGCTGAGGGCCGCCCCTTGCTTCTAGAAGCCTCCTTCCAGGCCTGCCTCCTGGGCACTCAGGGCCAGCAGCGGTGCATCAGGTCCTTCTCCTGCTTGGAATCTCCCTGACTTCTCCTTCTGCCACAATTTGCTGCCCCTAACTGGAGAAAGTTCTCTCCATTTATGGGTTCCTGTGGTTAGATTGGGCCcacttggataatccaggatTATCTCTTTACCTTTAGGTCCTTCACCTTAATTGCATCTGTGAAGTCCCTTTTGTCATACTTACAGGTGTGATAACCAGGGGGCAAAGGTCATAAGGGCtgctatgggctgaattgtgcccTCCACAGCAGGGGATTTCAATTCTATATTGACATCCTAACCCTCAACACTGCAGAATGTAACTGTACttaaagatagggtctttaaagagagaattaagttaaaattaagcCATCAGTGTCAGACCTCATCTGATAtgctcttataagaagagattagccaggcgcggtggcttacacctgtaatcccagcactttgggaggccgaggcaggcggatcacaagctcaagagattgcgtccatcttggtcaacatggtgaaaccctgtctctactaaatatacaaaaattagctgggtgtcatggcatgtgcctgtagttccagctactcgggaggctgaggcaggagaatcacttgaactcgggaggtggaggttacagtgagtcaagatcgagccattgcactccagcttggagacagagcgagactgcgtttccaaaaaaaaaaaaagagagaaggttaggacacagacacagacagagtGATGACCATGTGAAAACATAGGGAAGTGAGAGTGGCCATCtacaaaataaggaaagaagctgcaaaaaaacaaaaaacaaaaaaaacccaaccctactgacaccttgatctcagaattctagaattgtgagaaaattaatttctgttgtttaagccactccaTGGTATATAGTTATGGCATCCCTAGCAAACTACTACAGGGGCCACAATTCTGCTTAGCACAGGTAAGCAGAACAGGCTTTGAATTCTTTGGACCTGGGTAAATTGCCTCTCTACAACTGAGCAGTTGTCTTACAAaaattaagttaatttttttgaaaaggattttaacaatgatttttcttttcagtgaaaactaaataacaacacaaaggtttgttgttgttgttgttgttgttgtttaagtcaGGCTGTGGGATTAAACCAAATCAATTCAAGAACCTAGTTAAATCACTGTCACTAAATTCCATTTAAtttggttaattttaattttttttttttttagacggagtttttgctcttgctaccgatgctggagtgcaatgacgtggtctcggctcaccgcaacctccgcctcctgggttcaggcaattctcctgcctcagcctcctgaatagctgggattacaggcacgcgccaccatgcccagctgattttttgtgtttttagtagagatggggtttcaccatgttgaccaggatggtctcgatcccttgacctcatgatccacccgcctcagcctcccaaagtattttaatttttatttattttcttttttgagatggagtctcactctgtcacctaggctggagtacagtggcatgatctctgctcactgcaacctctacctcaagcgattttcctgcctcagcctcgcaagtagctgggattacaggtgcaagccaccatgactggctaattttttttttttttttttttttgtatagtagagacggggtttcaccatgttggccaggctggtcttgaactcctgacctcaaatgatccacctgcctcagcctcccaaagtgctgggattacaggtgtgagtgatcACACCAGgcctctgtttaatttttaagaaatcaacAGAAAGTTCATGCTGCCTgggtattttattattaattaatttatttatttatttggagtctcgctctgttgcccagactggagtgcagtggtgcaatctcggctcactgaaacctctgcctcccaggttcaagggattctcctgcctcagcctcctgagtagctgggattacaggagttcaccaccatgcccagctaatttttgtatttttagtagagacaggatttctccacgttggtcaggctggtcttgaattcctgacctcatgattcacccacctcagcctcccaaagtgctgggattacaggtgcccagcgtatcttgtgtgtgtgtgtgtgtgtgtagagagagagagagaaatgtacagatttttttttttttttttcaggaaatggGATTACTCTGCTCTTGGATTTCCTTCCCACTTTCAGACCATCATTCTTTCTCAGATCCCTGCATCCTAGATCTTCTTGACTgtatagcaaaaaaagaaaaaagaaaagaaagaaaaaaagttatagaatCTGAGTGCCTAGCCCAGACTTActgaaatcagaatctctggaggtAGGACTCAGGCAAAAATCTCAAGTTTCGTGAACCAAATTACCTGCTTTCTTCCTACCCGAAACTGGGCAGCAGAAGGAAAAGTCACCTTATGAggtatttgcttttttgcttgGGTAAGTCTTTCgtggagggggagagaggagcGAAATGGAATTTATTCTTAACTCTGGGCTCATATatttgattaatgggtacaaaaggACGCCTTGTtccaaaaaaatagaattttcccAAATTGAGGCAAATAGAATTAGAGATCACAAACAGAATAACATGCTGAAATGGCGAAAGTCAGAACTTTCTACCACAAGGCTCCTGCCCATCATGGATTTTCTATATACTTTCCCCAAACCTCCAAGGATAATCTAGACTGAAGGGTTTTATACCCTATTAATGGCCAGTTTGACTGGCTCTAAACACTGCTGGGAAATCCTATTACCCTTCTCCGGCTAACTTCCTCTCCTGTTCTCTGCAAAGGCTAGTCCAAACCTTTGGTCCCAGATCCACAAACCCCatttccacacacacactcccttccTCTGCTACAAAGAGGAAATGTCTTTCCTCCTCTACCCTGTTATCTCTGTTCCAGAGCCCATCCTCCTGCCCTCCCTGGAACCTTCCATTTATTATTTCAGTTGACCACTCCTTAGCTCTTCAAACACCTTCTCCTGACTTCTAAGGGCAAATTCACCTTGTTCTTCTCTCACCTGTCTGGCAATTCTTTCCCAAACTCCTTTATTAGCTTCCTTCTGCTTATTCCTAAAGGCTAGTCTCCTTCAGTGCACAAACCAAGACACTTTATACTCTCTTCTTTGCTAATCTCACTGTGGTTCCACTGCCATCGACACCGAGAACAAAGGCCATGTCACTACCATGATGACTCCCAGTGCAATCCGGTCTTCAGTTTCGAGCTTCAATCAACATATTCAACTAGAATGTCTCCATTTGGGAACTCTTTAGGGGCTGCTCAAACCAACATGTGCCAaactcccacccccacctgctgTTTGTCCAGTCTTTCTTAAGTAAATATTAACACTCTTCTACCCATTTCCCCATGTACCTTCCTCTTGCTCATCCAAAACTCACTAAGTTCCATCAACTCTCCTTCCCACTGGTCTCTTGAATCATTATTTTTCTGATCCATCTTAGTCCATTCATGCTACATGACATAAcaccacagactgagtaatttatatacaacagaaatttatttctcacagtt from the Saimiri boliviensis isolate mSaiBol1 chromosome 4, mSaiBol1.pri, whole genome shotgun sequence genome contains:
- the TMEM217 gene encoding transmembrane protein 217 gives rise to the protein MKQQRWCGMTAKMGSVLSGVFTILAVDMYLIFEQKYLGNGNCTEIAPKYKGSSDIINNFITCWSWKIVLFLSFITIFISCFLLYSVYAQIFRGLVIYIVWIFFYEAVNVAIQILTNIDLSIEEVRVMRWFGLVCRTLLHCFWMFFVITYAHITYKNQSQGSIISYKRRISMVESMHNRNKRLSGFTGLGGLHLESQHFGRPRWVDHLKSEV